The DNA segment TTGTAACTGAATAACCCCGTCGGATCCCTGGTAGAACAGGGATCCGACGGTGGAATCAGCACCCGGCCGCAGCGGCCGGATCCTGATTTCGCCTTGATGGCAGAAGCTGGTAAAGTTTTTTGCTGTTGCCCCCCTAGCTCAGTGGTAGAGCGCGTTCTTGGTAAGAACGAGGTCACCGGATCGATTCCGGTGGGGGGCTCTCAAATGGGAGTCCCGTAAGCAGGCCAAATGGTCCGGCTGCGGGCACACTCATTTGTGGCGGTGTAGCTCAGCTGGTTAGAGCGCACGACTCATAATCGTGAGGTCCCGGGATCGAGTCCCGGCACCGCTACAGATACAGCAGGTCAGAGGCCCCGAGCCGCTGGCCTGCTTTTTTGTTCCCTCCCTCACACCGAAAACTAGGCAGCTTGCTTATCACCCGCGGGCTTCATAGGGTTGATTGGTACGACATCGACGTTCTGACACAGGAGGAACCATGTCCCCCCATAATCTTTCCGGCAAAAAAGTTGCCTTCCTACTCACCGACGGCGTGGAGCAGATCGAGCTAACCAGCCCCTGGGATGCCGTCAAGCAGGCTGGCGGCGAACCAGTCCTCGTTGCGCCAGGCAGCGGCACCCTGCAGGGTTTCAACGGCACCGACAAGGGTGACACCTTCACCATTGATCTGTCGGTAGCGGACGCCTCAGCCGAGGACTTCCACGCATTGGTGCTCCCCGGCGGCGTCATCAACGCGGACCACCTACGCGTCGACAAGGACGCCCAGGAGTTCGCCCGCGCGTTCTTCGCCCAGCACAAGCCGGTGGCAGCGATCTGCCACGCACCGTGGCTGCTCATCGATGCGGGGGTGGTCAGCGGCCGCGACCTGACCTCGTACCACACGCTGCAGACTGACCTCCGCAACGCTGGCGCCAACTGGATCGACGACGAAGTGGTCACCGACCAGGGCTTCGTCACCAGCCGCACCCCGGACGACCTTCCCGCCTTCAACGACAAGATGCTCGAAGAGATCGCCGAAGGCGAGCACGAAGGCCAGACCGCCTAGGTAACCTTTTGCACAGTGTTTAACCGAGGACGCAGTGTTTAAACGAGGACACAGTGTTTGACCGAGTACACAGCGTTTGACTGAAGGACCGGTGGGAAACCGCCGGTCCTTCAGCATGTCCGGGCCCGTCCCCTGGGTGTCTACAGTAGAGGCATGGCTGCCGAACTTTTCCTGTGCCGGGGGGTGAGCTGGCATCGGGAAGGGCCGGTGCTGTCGCTTGCCACTCCGGAGGGGACCGCCCAGGAACTGAGCCTGGATCAGGCAGCCGCGGCCGGCCCGGGCGGCGTGGACCTGGGGTTCCGGATCCTGAGTCAATTCGGGGAACGGTACTGTCTGGGGTTCCACCGGGTCTACGGGCCCGACGCGCGGGAGCACACGCCCTGCCCACGGCAGGACACAGCCGCCCGGGGGTACCAGTGCGGACCCTGCTTCGCCCGCGACGACCTGCGGTTCATGCACGACGTGCACCGGTCCGGAGTGGCGCCGGCGGGCCTGCTCAGCTACCTTGCCCAGAACCACTGGCTGTACGTCGCAACGTTCGCAGACGGCGCCTCCAAGGTCGGAACGGCCGCGGACCTCCGTAAATGGCATCGGCTCGCTGAACAGGGCGCCGTCGTCGCGCGCTATGTGGCCTCCGCCGACGACGGGCAGATCGTTCGCGTCCTGGAAGACGCGGTGACCCGCGCTGTCGGGTTGGCTCAGGCCGTGCGGTCGGCGGCGAAGACCGCTGCCCTGGCTTTGCCGCGTGACGGGGCAACCCTCGACGGGATCAACGCGGAGTTCGCTGGAAGTGTCAGGGCACTGCTCCGCGACGGGCTGGACTTATCAGGGTTTCGGGTGATCGATGAAAAGTGGGTGGCGCCGTCGTCGTGGTCCCGGTTGCTTGCCAGTACCGGACCGCAGCTTTACCCGCACAGTCTCGCCGCCGGTGAGCACGGATTTCAGGTCGAGGCCATGGTCGGCGCCGCCGCGCTGGTTCTGATT comes from the Arthrobacter sp. CAN_C5 genome and includes:
- a CDS encoding type 1 glutamine amidotransferase domain-containing protein, coding for MSPHNLSGKKVAFLLTDGVEQIELTSPWDAVKQAGGEPVLVAPGSGTLQGFNGTDKGDTFTIDLSVADASAEDFHALVLPGGVINADHLRVDKDAQEFARAFFAQHKPVAAICHAPWLLIDAGVVSGRDLTSYHTLQTDLRNAGANWIDDEVVTDQGFVTSRTPDDLPAFNDKMLEEIAEGEHEGQTA
- a CDS encoding DUF2797 domain-containing protein; translated protein: MAAELFLCRGVSWHREGPVLSLATPEGTAQELSLDQAAAAGPGGVDLGFRILSQFGERYCLGFHRVYGPDAREHTPCPRQDTAARGYQCGPCFARDDLRFMHDVHRSGVAPAGLLSYLAQNHWLYVATFADGASKVGTAADLRKWHRLAEQGAVVARYVASADDGQIVRVLEDAVTRAVGLAQAVRSAAKTAALALPRDGATLDGINAEFAGSVRALLRDGLDLSGFRVIDEKWVAPSSWSRLLASTGPQLYPHSLAAGEHGFQVEAMVGAAALVLIRGSEVPFLVDLARLKGQRIELGRYQSVVPEVQEASF